The genomic window ACCGCCAGACATTCGCCGAGGACCGTCTCGACCCAGGAACTCCTCCAGCCCAACCGAATTCCCGCATTCCGCAACGCGGCGAATCCGCTCGGATCCCGGTCCTCCACTGCGCGGCCCAGCCCGGTCAACTGTTTGACCGCGGCCAGCTCGACGTCCAGCCGTAACCGGCCGGTGCCGATCGTGTGACAGATCAGCGGCCACGCCCCGGTGTCCCGTATCTCGGCGATCCGCTCGGCTGCCGGCAGCGTCATCCAGGCGTGCAGGTCGCGGTGGCGTGCGGTGAAGTCGCGAGCGATCCGAATCCGGTCGCGTACCGCCCGCCCGCTCAAACCCAGGGTGGCGACGTGGTCGAGATAATCCGCCACCACCTCGTCGGCGCCTACGGGTTGGCCGACCAACACCGTGGTCACTGCCGGGCTCCGGCCAACGTCGCACGAGCAGCACCGTATTCGGCGGCGAGCTGCTCGATCGACAAATGCACGTAGCGGGCCGTGGTCTCCGGCGAGACATGCCCCATCAACGCCCGCAACGCCAGCAGATCGATTCCGGCCGCCGACAATTCGGTGCCGTAGGTATGCCGTAAACGGTGCGGGCGGACTCTTGTGGCGCCAGAGGTCTCCCGGTGCCGACGGAACAGGCTGCGCAGCCCGGCCTCGCTGACCGGTGCACCGGTCGTCGGGCCGCGCAGCACTACGAAGCACTGCGGCGTCGCCAACCCCGGCGGCCGCTCCCATCGCAGGTAGGCGGCGAGCTCGGTGAAGAACGCCGCATCGACCGGGACATGACGTTCCTTGCCGCCCTTGCCGATCACCCGAAGCCGGCGCCGGCCCATATCGACGTCGGCGAGCAGCAGGCCACGCGCCTCGGCCGAACGCAGCCCTCCGAGTAGCATCACCAGCACCATCGCCCGGTCCCGGTGCGTTGCCAGTGTCGCCAGGAACGCGTCGACATCGTTGGTGGACAACGATTCCGGAAGACGCTGCGGCTGACGCACCAACCTACCGCCACTGCGTGCACGCCCGGGACCCAGATGACCGAGCAACCCCCGCTGCGACTGGCGCAGCCCCTGTCCCCGCCGCGGCGACGGCACCGGATTGTCGGTGCAGACACCGGTCATCACCAGATACTCGAATAACGCGCGCACTGCCGCGACCCGGCGGTTCACCGTCGAAGCTGCCGGCGGGGTCGACGAGCGGTGACCGCCGGTGGGCTGGTCCGTTCGGCGGACGCCTTGCCAGTCGATCCAGTCGAACACCAACGGCGCATCGACCGCGGCGAGCCCGACCGCTTGCTGGACGAGGAACCGGCTCAAATTGGCGACGTCGAATGCGTAGGCCCGCACCGTGGCCGCGCTGAACCCCCGTCCCGCCAAATGGTTGAGAAACGCGTTCACCGCGTCCTGCCCGTCCCAGTCGCCCTCCAGGACATATCCGCTGTCGCTCTTGAGTACCCGCATCGCCGCTCCGCCTTCCCCCACCGAGATGCAGACAGCATCCATCCGTGCTCAGCGCTTGTGCGTGAACCTCACGCTGCAGCCCGAACCGTGTCCCCGGAGAGCCGGTTAACGGATAGAGGGTTGTTGGACCAGATTTGGCGCCAGATCTGCTTGGGAAATGCGGTGAACGCCAGCAGATCGGACCGGGCGGCTTCGAGGTGATCGGCGACCTTGGGCAGCTTGTCGGACAGGGCGTCGATGATCCGGTCATATTGCGCGGCAACCGAAGCTGCGTCTGGTTGGTCGAACACCGAATGCAGCAGCGTCTTTACCCACGGCCAGGAGCTCTTAGGGGTAATTGCCATCAAGTTGGTGGCGTAATGGGTGCGACAGCGCTGCCAGGACGCGCCGGGCAAGGTAGCCCCGACAGCCGAGAGCAGGCCAGCATGAGCGTCGCTGGTGACCAGTGCCACCCCGGACAGGCCGCGGGCGGTCAACGACCGCAGAAACGTCAACCAGCCCGCTCCATCCTCGGCGGTGGTGACGTCGACGCCCAGGATCTCGCGGTAGCCCTCGGCGTTGACGCCCACCGCGATCAGCGCGTGCACGTTGACCACGCGGCCGGCCTCGCGGACTTTGAGCACCAGGGCATCGGCGGCCATGAACGTGTACGGGCCAGCATCGAGGGGCCGGGTGCGGAAGGCTTCCACGGCGGTGTCGAGTTCTTTGGCCATCACCGACACCTGCGACTTCGACAGCGACGTAATCCCGAGGGTTTCCACGAGCTTGTCCATCCGTCGCGTCGAAACCCCGAGCAGATAACAGGTGGCCACCACCGTGGTCAACGCCCGCTCGGCACGCTTGCGGCGTTCCAGCAGCCAGTCCGGGAAGTACGAGCCCTGCCGCAACTTGGGGATCGCCAGATCCAAAGAACCTGCGCGGGTGTCGAACTGGCGATGCCGATAGCCATTACGGGAGTTGGTGCGCTCAGCACTGCGCTGACCGTAACCCGCGCCGCACAGCGCATCGGCTTCAGCGCCCATCAGCGTGTGGATGAACGTGGCCACTAGCTCGCGCAACACATCAGGGTGGGTGGTAGTGAGTCGCTCAGCCAGCAGCGCCGGCAAGTCGATATCGTGGGCAGCGGTCATCGCGTCGATTCCTTTGCTCGAGTGACTTTGGACGGTCTCTCGAAGAATCACGCGATGACCCTCATCTATCCGGCTACGACACGCCGGTACTCAACTCACGGCCCGACTCGTACACCACCTTGGTGGACGCAACCCGCGGCTGTGCTCAGGCCGTTGAGCCAGCAAGAGTGAGGCACTCATACCGAACTCGAACCAGTGTGACAGTGCGCAGACGCAACATTTCGGCTGCCAGACGGATCGAACTTCCCTCAAACTAAGGGGCGCTATGTCCGATCGAGCCATAGCGTTAGGAGGCCAAGCGTGCCTACTCACAGCCCCGGCGAGATTCAGCGGCTGGCAGCCCGGTTGGACATGTTGGTAACCCGGCTCCGAGACGACGAGTATTTGCTGTACGACAATGAAACCAACCAGTTGCTGCTCGGCGGCCAATCGGGCAGCCAGAAAACCGGCGTCAGCCTGGAACAGATCCGGCTTTACCTGCAGAGGTTCCAGCAGTGAGGGAAAGGGCGACCAAGCAGCCTGACCGCGATGCCTTAATCGTGACCAGGGGAAGCCTGCAGCATCCAACTTGACATAATGTCGCTTATCGGCATAAAGAGGTGCGGGCAGTTCGGTGAGCCCGCAAGGCGCCGACCCTAATTGATGTCCGCCCGCCGCACCGCCGCCTGTGCGCGCCGCGACGGTCCGCGTCCCGCAACCGGCGCGGAATTCTCCTCGCGGGCGGGCCGACCGGGTCGGCCTCTTGCGCGCGACACCGACTCGGGATCGCGCTCAGCGCGGTCATTTACAAACGGCCACGACTCTTGCCCAACCCCGGTGGCAGACCACTGATTCGTCACTGTGACGGAATGCTCGCCACACGTCGGCGTCGCGGTCACGGATCTCGCGGGCGCGTCGTCGCGACATAACTGGCGACGAGCACCACCGCGCAGCCGGTCAGCTGTAGCGGTGTCGGCCGCTCTCTGAGCACGAGTGCACCCAGCACGACGGCCCCAACTGGGGTCAAGAGGAGCAGCGCGGAACTGACGTCGCTGGGCAGACGCGGCGAACAGAACGCGACGAGCAGCCAGCCCAGCAGTTGTCCGGTCACTGTGACGAGGACCAGCCATCCGATCGACGACCACGCTGGCGTGAAGTCGACGCCATGCCACCACGGGCCCGTGGCGATCGCAACGACTGCCGCCGAAACCAGGACGATTCCATAGGTCTGCATCGGTTGACCCGCCTGTCCGCCACGGCGCAGCAAGAATAGAAAGCCCGAGTAACACAGTGCCGCAGCGATTGCGTGCACGGTGCCCCAAGCAGGGTTGCTTCCTCCGGCGCCACGCTGGAAGACACCGCCCGCCAACACCACGCCCGCCAGGATGACAGGCAGACACCACAAGAATCGCGGTCCGACACGTTCCCTGTCGACGAGCCAGGCCAGCAGCGGCACAAGCGCGATCTGGGTGTTCACCAATACTGTCGACAGGCCCGCACCCACCTCTCGTATCGATTGCGTCCACCAGAGCATGTCGCCAGCGAACAACACGCCGCAGCCCACACCCGCCAGATAGCCACGCACGCTGAGGGCGCCGTGGCGCCGTCGCTCCAGCCAAGCCAGCGCGCCCACCACTGGCAACGCGAACAGGCATCGAGCGGCGGTGGCAGTCGCCGGTGTGGTACTGGCCAGACCTAGCAGCACAGCCGATGCCGAAACACATAGGGCGCCGAGGGCCCCGCCGAGGTGCCATCGATAGTCGGCACGTTCGATGATCTCCATGTGGGAGTCGTATGTCCGCTTTGCCTAACAGGTAAACACGAATTTTGCTGTTAGGCTGAGCGTCATGGTTTCAGCCGCTGGTCATCTCGACATGCGCGGTGGACATCCCGTGGTCGACTTCGTCAACACCGTTGCCTGGCGCGGGGATTCGGCACGTCGAATTGACTACCTGGTGGAATATACGGACCTCGTGTCGTGGTGCCGGCACGCGAAGGTGTTGACCGTTGCGGAGGCCCGGCAATTGACAACCGCAGCACCGGCGGCCCAGCGCGCGCTCAATGACGGCAAGCGACTGCGCGAAGCGCTGCATGCGGCGTGGACCGATGGAAACGACCTCGATGAGGTGATCGCGACGATGTATCGAGCGGCGATGCGCGAAAGGCGCTTGCGGCTCGCCGACGACACGATCACGTGGACCGAGGATGAGCTGACGATCCGCACGCCTGTTTACCGGATCGCGGTGTCGGCCGTTGAGTTGTTAACTCGCACACCACGATCGCGGGTGAAGAGCTGCGACGACACGGTGTGCGGTTGGCTGTTCTTGGACAGCAGCCACCGCCAGAACCGACGCTGGTGCAGCGCGGCCGATTGCGGGAACCGAGAGCGCGCTCGCAGGCACTACCAACGCAACCGCCGGTAATTACGCGCCGGCCAGCGATTGATCTCCCCCTCCCCTTTTATCCCAGCCGGTCGTCAAATCGTCACAGTGACGAATGAGCTCCGTGCACACGAGACGCATAGACCACACACTTTGTGCTGTGTATGGTCTGTGCGTAGCCGGGTCGGATGGTCAACGGAGAGCGAGAGTGGACACCTGCGCGCACTAGGACAAATCGTTGAGGCGACCGCTTCCATCTTCGGCATCCGAAGCGGCACTGACGAGCCTCCGTACAGCTCTCAGTGGTTGCACGACGGCATCGAGGTTCGCAAGTACGGCGCCCGGATTGTCGCCCAAACAACGGTCAATGCAGACCAGGAGAAGGCCCGCAACATCGGTTTCCGCCGCCTCGCCGGTTATATATTCGGGGGCAATAACATCGCAATGACAGCTCCGGTTGCTCAACAACCTCGCGGCAACACAGGCGAGAAGATCCCGATGACAGCCCCTGTCGCGCAACGTGGCAGCGGTGACGGCGAGTGGCTCATTCAATTCTTCATGCCGGCGGAGAAAACGATGACTTCGTTACCCGAACCGAATGATCCGGCTGTCACCCTCGTCGAAGTGCCGCCCGAAACATATGCGGTGCGACGTTTCTCTGGTAGCCGCGACCCTGGGGCTATCGCCCGGCAAACCACATTGTTGCAACGGGCATTGCGCGACAACGGGATCACCGCGACTGCAACGCCGGTGACCTGGTTCTACGATCCGCCGTGGACCATTCCCTTGCTGCGTCGCAGCGAGATTGCCGTGCCGATCGACATCGCCGGCTAGCCGGGCAAGTGTCCTCCGAGTTAGACCCGCAACCATCAGCCAGGCGTTGGCACGCGATCGGACTGACAGCCTATCTGTCGATGCTTGCCCTCTATGCGGCCGCCGGATCCGCCGCCGCGCCGAGGCTGTACTGGATCCTGGGCGCCGCAGCGCTGCTCGCGGTCACCGTCGCGCTGGTAGGCCTGTGGCGCGGTTGGCAAGAACGCCGTGGACTGCTACTCGCCTGGCCGGTGGCCGCACTGTTGAGCACGATTTTGGCCGGCGCGGCTGACTCCCATGCCACCCGCGAGCTACCGGGCACCATCACGATCACCTTCGCCTATCTCGGCCTCACCTGCGGGCGCTGGCGCTCACTTGCCGTCGTACCACTCGGGGTTGCCGCGTTCGTCGTGGGCGGTGCGCTCCACCTGCCAGCTCAGGCGCCCAAGATCACTTTGGCCGCCGCCATGTGGGTCCTGGTTTCCGAAGTTCCGGCCTGGCTCATCTCGCGACTGGAAAGACAGAGCGCGCTGCTGCGCAAGATCGCCGAAACCGACGCCCTGACCTCGCTGCTGGACCGCAGCACTCTTGGCCCCATGCTGTCGAGGCACGCCAGCGGATCGGCTGTGGTGCTGATCGACCTCGACAACTTCAAGGGTTACAACGACAGCCACGGCCACGAAGCGGGTGACGAACTCCTCGTCGCCTTCGCCGATGCATTGCGTTCGTCGACGCGCAAGGACGACGCCGTCTTCCGGATCGGCGGTGACGAGGTCCTCTTGCTGCTGGTCGCCGCTGACCGCGCCGAGGCCGAGCAAGTTGTCGATCGGCTCCGCCGCCGCTGGACCGAGATCGGGTCATCGGTCGGCTTCAGCGCCGGCATTGCAACCGGCGAGCAGAACTTGATGCGCCTCGCCGACGAGCACATGTACGCCGCAAAACGCTCGCGCCGCCTACTTGCCGACTGATACCGCGTAGCGGCAAAGTTGTTCTCGTCAGGCGCACACATTTGAGGAGCTGCAATGCTGCATTACGTTCTCACCGCCGCACAGGAAAACCCGCAAGCGGCCGGCCTCATCCTAAGAGGCATCAAGGGCATTATCGTCGCGATCGGTAGCGTCATCGCCGCCATTGTCTGCGGTGTCATTGCCAGCATCAAAGGACGTAATCCACTGGGCTGGGGCCTTCTCGGACTGTTCTTCAGCATCCTGACACTTATCGTCATCACCATCTTGCCCAGCAAGAGGAAATGACGACCGCTTGGTGCGAACGGCCACAACCATGAGGAAACTCAAACTACTGCTTCTCGGCTTCGCGGTCATTGTCGTCATCGCCTTGCTGGCCTGGCCGGTCAAGAACGTGTGTCCCAAGGGCCCGTGCGGCACCGCGCCCGATGCCCAGGGCTATGTCCACCGGTACTACGAAGTGCAGCCACTCGGCGCGGTCGCGATTGAGACCATTACCAACCAGCACCTGCCCCTCTCTTATAGCTCCGGCCAGGTAGATGACCGAGCATCTCGGTGACCCACCAAAACGTCACAGCGACGAATTGCGTTGCGGCGGAGGCGCTTTACTGGTAGCCCGCACGTTCAGCAGCTAGGTCCTCGTCAGCGAATATGTTCTCGAGCTGCATTGGCGAGTAGTCGATATCGATGTCGCCAAGTGGGCGGTGGCGCGCGCTGCTGATGGTCCGGAACCGCCGCATCCCCTTGGCCGTGGAGTACTGGCGCAGCTCGTCCCCCGAGATACCGAAGGGTAGCGAATCACCGTGGAGGGCACGGACCTCTTTGTTGAGTTGCAAGACCAGTGGCATGAGTTCGTTCATCCGGCTTTCGAACACGGTCCAACAAGCATCGTCAGCCGCGACGTGCCGCCGGCAGGTGAACGTGCCCCATGCCATGTGGCGCCGCTCGTCGTCGCTGACGTGCTGAACCAGCCGTTGCATACCGGGGAAAATGCCGCGCTGCACGCAGATCTTGTGCCAGGCGTAGTAGCCGGTCAACGCCAGCATGCCTTCGATGATGTGGTTGTAGGTCGCCGACGCTCGGACTTGCGCGACCGGTGAGGGATCCACCGAAAGAGCGTGCAGTGACTCCGGAAGTTCTTCGTGAAAGATCTGCTGGTAGGTGGGCAACTCATCGAGGTAGCCGTGTAGGTCGTCGGTGAGGCCGACGGCGTCGAGCCACAAGCGAAATACCTGGGCGTGTTTGGCCTCCTCGAACGCGAATTGCGTCAGATACATCTCGTCGCCCAGGCGTCCTTCGGCCCGCACCGCGGCCATAAAGGGTTGGATGTCTTGGGTGACCGCTTCTTCCCCCGCTATGAATTCTGCACTTAGTCGGGTGGCGTAGTGGCGTTCGCGGTCGGACAGCTGCTCCCAGTCGGCGCGGTCGCGGGAGAGGTCGATACTGGCCGGATCCCAGAATTTGGCGTTGCCGGCGACGAAGAGCCGAAGCGGCAAGCTGTTCCAGTTGAGCCCACCAGCGGTCAGCGAGCCGAAACGTGTGCGCGTCATGGAAGTGACTCATCGCGCGCGGCTTCAATGAGTTTGTCGGCCAACAGATCCGGGTTCGTGAACATCAGTTCGTGTCCGCCCGGTGTTTCCAGTAACCGAAATGGGCCGACGCGGCTTGTCATTTGGGGATGCCATCCGCCGGGCATCGTGCAGTCGTCGGTGCCTACGAGGAAGGTTCGCGGCGTTCGCAGAGTATGAAACTTTGTCAAGTCGACGCGGTCGAGCACCGTTCGGCATGGTTCTGGCCACAGCTGCTGGTATGCCCATTGCGCCACCTCGAGATCGGCCTCCGGAATGAACCCGTTGCGCCAGACCTCGAATGGCAGCGTTATTGTGCCGTCGAAAGATTCGGCGAACCACTGGTTCAACGCCAAGCGGTAAATGGGCGGGTAGCCGTCGTATATCGACTCGCCGTCGTGAGGTACCACGGCAGCGTAGAAGACAAGCCGGCCAATACGCTCGGGGATCGCCTCGGCGACCTTGCAGATGACGGCGCCGCCGAGGCTATGGCCGACGAGGATAACGTCCGTCAGATCGCGGTCCACGATGTAATCGGCCAGGGACTGAGTGCACTGACCCAGACCTACTGTCGGGTCAGCGCCTTTGCCGCGGCCGGCGAGCGTGGGCGCTAACGCGGTATGTCCGTGCTGCTCTAAGCGTGCGATCACCCGCTCCCACGTGTTCCCGTCGTGAAATCCGCCATGGACGAGGACGTAGGTTCCCAATCAAGTGCTCCCAAATTGCTGTACTCATGCTCGTGCAACTGGCCGGCGGAATATGGATGTTAGCGACGCCAAAGATGTTGCGATAATACCTTTTTCGTTATAGCCATTACTAGGCTGCATGGGCATTTCTCAGGAGTGGCCCATAGCAGCGATCTGGTCGAGGAATGCCCGAGCGGCAGGACCTGCGCTGGCGCTGACGGCAACGGCGAGATTGCGAATGGTCCTGGGAACCAGCCTACGAACCGCGATCCCGCGGGGATGACCAATGAGAGCGGCGGCCGGCAGGATACTGACGCCCATTCCCGACCGAACAATTGCGAGGACCGCCGACATCCCGCTGGCCTCGAATGCGACGTCAAGCTCTACCCCAACCTGATTCGCTACCGCCATATAAATCTGCGCGCATCCACCGGTGGCACGGACGAAGGGCTCTCTGGCCAGCTCGACGTAGCTGATCTCGTCACGAGCGGCCAAGCGATGACCTGCGGGAACGACTGCCAACATGTCTTGGGCGGCCAGGAATGCAGTAGTGAGTCCTCTTGCGGGAAGGGAAATCACACCGGCATCGGCGGCGCCCTGGTCAAGCCAGTCGCGAATTTCGGGTTCGCTACCTTCCAGGACGCAGATCTCGACGCCTGGGTGCCGTTGGGAGAACTCGCGCAACTGAGGAGCGACGAGGACGTCGGTGGTGAACGGCAAGCTGGCTAGGCGGATGGTGCCTGTGATTCCTCCGCGCATCGCTGCGACTTCGGCATGCATTTCGTCCAAGTGCCGTAGGGCTTCCCGGGCATGCCGCGCAGTGCGCTTCCCCGCCTCGCTCAGCTGTACGCCATCGCGTTGGCGATGCAGCAAGGGCAAGCCCAGTTCCCTCTCCAGGCTAGCCACTGCGCGGCTCACCGCAGGTTGAGATAGTCGCAGCTTTCGGCTCGCCGAGGTGAAGCCGCCATGGTCCACAACGGCCAAAAAAGTCTTGAGCTGCAACACGGTTGGCACTGTTGCTCCAGTCAGGTCGGCATATCCGCGGCTCGAAAGGTCGCTGCCGCAAGCGACGTTCCTACCACCCGAACGATACCACTCATGTTATCGGTGAAAACCTATCTGTGATATCGTTGGAAAGACCATTGCCGCGGCTTGCCGCTTAGCGAGGCCGAGGCGAGAGCCTGTCGAAAGAGGTGGTAGACCGGTCTTGGCGGCTGTCCCGCATTGCTTCGCTGAGGCCTATCTCACACACAGTTGCCGGTTACTAAGTCCGCCGCGCGGGTATTCAGGGTCCCGCGTTGAGACTCAGCGCCCCTTGTCTTGCCGAATCGCCGCTCCAGAGTCGTGTCGGCGGTCGGCTTTCATCCCATGGCCAACACGCTTGGTTCGCCATGACCGCTTTCGCCGCCTCCTCGTGCGTTGCGACTGCGGACCCGCGAGGCCAAGCCACCACTGAAAGGTGACACCCATGATTCACGCCGTGCGCCCGCCTAGTCAGAGCCGCCTCACCACCGACGATGCGCTGGTCTTCCTCAAACGGCTGTCAGAGCAAGCCAAGACCCCCATTGTCGGGGTATCGCGCAGGCTGGCCGGACGGAACTCCGTGCACCCGGCGCCGAACGTGGCACCGCAGTGCCGGGCGCAGCTGAGCCAAGACATCGAACTTCGCCGTCAGATGATTCGGGAGGCCACGCGCTGTTGATCCGCCGCCGCCGATCGTTCGATCGCGAAGCGCAAGGATGACTGCAAAGTTTGCATTATGTGCAACTATGGAGGTTATGGCGAATCCCATGGGTCTTCGCGAGCGGCGACGGCGCCAGACCAGCGCCGATATCCGTGACGCCGCTGTACGCCTGGCCCGCGCACGCGGCTTCGATCGGGTGACCGTCGAGGAAATCTGTGCTGACGCCGGAATATCGCCGCGCACGTTCTTCAACTATTTCCCGAACAAAGAGTCGGCGATCGCCTACGGCCCTTCAGATATCCCGCCCGAGTTGGTTGCCCAATTCGTGGCGGCTGGACCCGCCCCGTACTCGGTGGTCTTAGCCGAACTGATCACCTTGGCGGCACACCATCTGCGTGACGTGCCGCCGGCGCGCGACCAAGCCGAGGGAATGCTCGAACTGGCCAAGACAACCCCGGCGGTGTTGGCGGCGTTCCTGGCGGACCTAGAGCGGTTCCAGAACCATCTCACCGACATCGTCGCACGTCGCCAAGGCATGAATCCTGACGAAGAAATACCCGCGCTGATCTCTGCGTTGGCCCTGACGGCTGTCCGTTCCGGCATCGAGAGTTGGACCAGCGGCAACCCGAAGGACGAAGACGACACGCCCATGCCCTATGTTGAGCGCGCCGCCGCCATCGTTCACAGCATCTTCACGGAGTGACCTAAAACACCGCGTCGAAAGTTGCATGATCTGCAAAATATGCACATCATGTACTAGTGCTCGGGCGGCGGTACTGGGAGTCCCTTCCGCAGTGCCATATCTCTGCCTTCCCAGCGCCTGAGTGCACACCACAGCGTGGGCCCAAAAGTCCAGCGCACCAGCAGTACTCGCTTCTTGTACCCGCCCAGACCGGGCCAGCGGAGGACGCCGCCGGCCGCACCAGCGCTGCGTGATGACGGAAGGAATCACCTAGGTGCAGATTTCGAGAGTTGTGCGCAACGCCTGGTTGCCGCTGCTGATCGTCGCCGTCGTGGTGGTCGGCGGCTTCGCCGTGGCCAGGGTTAAGTCGTTCTACGGCGCCGACAATGCCGACGCCTACGTCAGCACGAAGATCGATGACTCCAAGCCGTTCAAGCCCAAAGTCGTCAAGTACGAGATCTTCGGCTCGGCGGCGCGCGCCAACGTGAATTACTTGGATCTCAGCGCCGAGCACCAACGGGTGGACGGCGCTTCCCTGCCCTGGTCGCTGACCCTGAGTACCACCGCGCCCTCGGTCTTTCCGAATATCTCCGCGCAGAGCGACGGTAATTCCCTCGGTTGTCGCATCACCGTCGACGACGAAGTCAAAGCCGAGAACCTGACCAACGGCGTGCACGCCCTGACCTTCTGCTTGGTGAAATCAGCATGAGCACGACTTCTCACGACACGCAGGACGACGCGCGAACAAACCCCATCCCCGTCGCGAAGCACGCTGCGCGCTCGGGCATTCCACACTTTGTCCGCAAGTTCGCCGTACC from Mycobacterium kubicae includes these protein-coding regions:
- a CDS encoding LysR family transcriptional regulator; translated protein: MPTVLQLKTFLAVVDHGGFTSASRKLRLSQPAVSRAVASLERELGLPLLHRQRDGVQLSEAGKRTARHAREALRHLDEMHAEVAAMRGGITGTIRLASLPFTTDVLVAPQLREFSQRHPGVEICVLEGSEPEIRDWLDQGAADAGVISLPARGLTTAFLAAQDMLAVVPAGHRLAARDEISYVELAREPFVRATGGCAQIYMAVANQVGVELDVAFEASGMSAVLAIVRSGMGVSILPAAALIGHPRGIAVRRLVPRTIRNLAVAVSASAGPAARAFLDQIAAMGHS
- a CDS encoding deoxyribodipyrimidine photolyase; the encoded protein is MLHYVLTAAQENPQAAGLILRGIKGIIVAIGSVIAAIVCGVIASIKGRNPLGWGLLGLFFSILTLIVITILPSKRK
- a CDS encoding CGNR zinc finger domain-containing protein: MVDFVNTVAWRGDSARRIDYLVEYTDLVSWCRHAKVLTVAEARQLTTAAPAAQRALNDGKRLREALHAAWTDGNDLDEVIATMYRAAMRERRLRLADDTITWTEDELTIRTPVYRIAVSAVELLTRTPRSRVKSCDDTVCGWLFLDSSHRQNRRWCSAADCGNRERARRHYQRNRR
- a CDS encoding tyrosine-type recombinase/integrase, whose translation is MRVLKSDSGYVLEGDWDGQDAVNAFLNHLAGRGFSAATVRAYAFDVANLSRFLVQQAVGLAAVDAPLVFDWIDWQGVRRTDQPTGGHRSSTPPAASTVNRRVAAVRALFEYLVMTGVCTDNPVPSPRRGQGLRQSQRGLLGHLGPGRARSGGRLVRQPQRLPESLSTNDVDAFLATLATHRDRAMVLVMLLGGLRSAEARGLLLADVDMGRRRLRVIGKGGKERHVPVDAAFFTELAAYLRWERPPGLATPQCFVVLRGPTTGAPVSEAGLRSLFRRHRETSGATRVRPHRLRHTYGTELSAAGIDLLALRALMGHVSPETTARYVHLSIEQLAAEYGAARATLAGARQ
- a CDS encoding DMT family transporter, producing the protein MEIIERADYRWHLGGALGALCVSASAVLLGLASTTPATATAARCLFALPVVGALAWLERRRHGALSVRGYLAGVGCGVLFAGDMLWWTQSIREVGAGLSTVLVNTQIALVPLLAWLVDRERVGPRFLWCLPVILAGVVLAGGVFQRGAGGSNPAWGTVHAIAAALCYSGFLFLLRRGGQAGQPMQTYGIVLVSAAVVAIATGPWWHGVDFTPAWSSIGWLVLVTVTGQLLGWLLVAFCSPRLPSDVSSALLLLTPVGAVVLGALVLRERPTPLQLTGCAVVLVASYVATTRPRDP
- a CDS encoding SOUL family heme-binding protein, which encodes MHDGIEVRKYGARIVAQTTVNADQEKARNIGFRRLAGYIFGGNNIAMTAPVAQQPRGNTGEKIPMTAPVAQRGSGDGEWLIQFFMPAEKTMTSLPEPNDPAVTLVEVPPETYAVRRFSGSRDPGAIARQTTLLQRALRDNGITATATPVTWFYDPPWTIPLLRRSEIAVPIDIAG
- a CDS encoding R2-like ligand-binding oxidase, giving the protein MTRTRFGSLTAGGLNWNSLPLRLFVAGNAKFWDPASIDLSRDRADWEQLSDRERHYATRLSAEFIAGEEAVTQDIQPFMAAVRAEGRLGDEMYLTQFAFEEAKHAQVFRLWLDAVGLTDDLHGYLDELPTYQQIFHEELPESLHALSVDPSPVAQVRASATYNHIIEGMLALTGYYAWHKICVQRGIFPGMQRLVQHVSDDERRHMAWGTFTCRRHVAADDACWTVFESRMNELMPLVLQLNKEVRALHGDSLPFGISGDELRQYSTAKGMRRFRTISSARHRPLGDIDIDYSPMQLENIFADEDLAAERAGYQ
- a CDS encoding GGDEF domain-containing protein, with the translated sequence MLALYAAAGSAAAPRLYWILGAAALLAVTVALVGLWRGWQERRGLLLAWPVAALLSTILAGAADSHATRELPGTITITFAYLGLTCGRWRSLAVVPLGVAAFVVGGALHLPAQAPKITLAAAMWVLVSEVPAWLISRLERQSALLRKIAETDALTSLLDRSTLGPMLSRHASGSAVVLIDLDNFKGYNDSHGHEAGDELLVAFADALRSSTRKDDAVFRIGGDEVLLLLVAADRAEAEQVVDRLRRRWTEIGSSVGFSAGIATGEQNLMRLADEHMYAAKRSRRLLAD
- a CDS encoding alpha/beta fold hydrolase; amino-acid sequence: MIARLEQHGHTALAPTLAGRGKGADPTVGLGQCTQSLADYIVDRDLTDVILVGHSLGGAVICKVAEAIPERIGRLVFYAAVVPHDGESIYDGYPPIYRLALNQWFAESFDGTITLPFEVWRNGFIPEADLEVAQWAYQQLWPEPCRTVLDRVDLTKFHTLRTPRTFLVGTDDCTMPGGWHPQMTSRVGPFRLLETPGGHELMFTNPDLLADKLIEAARDESLP
- a CDS encoding TetR family transcriptional regulator, translated to MANPMGLRERRRRQTSADIRDAAVRLARARGFDRVTVEEICADAGISPRTFFNYFPNKESAIAYGPSDIPPELVAQFVAAGPAPYSVVLAELITLAAHHLRDVPPARDQAEGMLELAKTTPAVLAAFLADLERFQNHLTDIVARRQGMNPDEEIPALISALALTAVRSGIESWTSGNPKDEDDTPMPYVERAAAIVHSIFTE
- a CDS encoding MmpS family transport accessory protein; this translates as MQISRVVRNAWLPLLIVAVVVVGGFAVARVKSFYGADNADAYVSTKIDDSKPFKPKVVKYEIFGSAARANVNYLDLSAEHQRVDGASLPWSLTLSTTAPSVFPNISAQSDGNSLGCRITVDDEVKAENLTNGVHALTFCLVKSA